The following coding sequences lie in one Arachis hypogaea cultivar Tifrunner chromosome 4, arahy.Tifrunner.gnm2.J5K5, whole genome shotgun sequence genomic window:
- the LOC112794584 gene encoding uncharacterized protein, whose product MNIIKVDIDKSWISRPRGSVEYKAGLNKFLDFAFANASSDGMIHCPCPSCGFRLFQTREDAYDHLLLKPFPAKYTFWLHHGERRVGDSSSETQEIDPGSVYRDPLRDMVREAFNFPGSVVDEDDSGNKDFEGDADELPYLYSEPSQAARHFDELLEDGEQELYPGCAKFSKLAFLVRLYHIKCLCGVSDKAFGMILELLCEAFEHAKIPGSLHDAKRIIRKLDIAYKKIDACPNDCMLYQGSDQELSRCKICGTSRWKQKTRRNSIVRINVVVKKNGKPQAAKVLRYFPLVPRLQRMFMSSKTSVDMLWHKKGPNSDGFLRHPRDGEAWKAFDRRYTHFSGDPRSVRLALASDGFNPFGNLSSRYSIWPVILIPYNLPPWSCMRPSSFLLSMIIPGPKMPGNDIDVYLQPLIDELKQLWGGVDTYDASEKKTFKLHAALLWTISDFPGLGNLSGWNTYGGRACPTCNLDAESKRLTFSQKWCFMGHRRFLNQSHRFRQDRVRFDGKVEVRGPPVTLSGGDILRQLDNVHVKLGKVQTEAGKRARGQQAALQDESPWKKRSIFFDLPYWEYNLLRHNLDVMHIEKNVCDNIIYTILNDSGKSKDNLKARKDLQLMGIRHELWPREDGKYPTAIFSMSNSQKDVFLRNLKNVVFPDGHSSNISRCIDLQQRKISGLKSHDNHILMEHLLPIAIRNVLEAPVAVVLADLSTFFRRLCSKSIDPEQLPLLQEHVILTLCQMEIIFPPSFFTVMVHLTAHLVEEVRLGGPVHYRWMYPIERYLGRLKQYVRNKAAPEGSIAEGYLSDEILTFCSRYLDNVESRINRPLRVDDRPSEDATNNAASMFPLIGKAVGASESLNLSPTERLQAYRHVLVNCAGVESFLEDFRASRKRQLRSIDKRNEAYIDRVVHREFAEWFKNEIPLGSTMHPRELQWLACGPNIQAKRFKAYNVNGFKFRTLSREDGMRTQNSGVCVTSDTRSYASARDSNMAVGGVSYYGRLVDIIEMNYSGQFSVALFRCIWADTTSGRGIKQDFLGHTCVNFSNPIHTGDREDDEPYILASEAHLVYYVEDEVDKEWSVVVHVKPRDLFDMGEYNEHCEVELSLQQSLTDLSKCDIEGISLTRDGNLEEPTPDTIETGEEAADS is encoded by the exons ATGAACATCATAAAAGTAGATATAGATAAGAGTTGGATCTCAAGGCCACGAGGTAGTGTCGAATACAAGGCCGGGTTGAACAAATTTTTGGATTTCGCATTTGCGAATGCATCTTCCGATGGGATGATACATTGTCCATGTCCTTCGTGTGGGTTCCGGCTATTCCAAACTAGAGAGGATGCTTACGATCACTTGCTGTTAAAACCGTTTCCTGCTAAGTATACTTTTTGGTTACATCATGGGGAGAGACGCGTAGGAGACAGTTCTAGTGAGACACAAGAAATTGACCCAGGTAGCGTCTACCGAGATCCACTGCGCGACATGGTTCGTGAGGCATTCAACTTTCCAGGTTCTGTTGTCGATGAAGATGACTCGGGCAACAAAGATTTTGAGGGGGATGCCGACGAATTGCCTTATTTGTACAGCGAACCTAGTCAGGCGGCCCGTCATTTTGATGAGCTGCTTGAGGATGGAGAGCAGGAATTGTATCCGGGTTGTGCGAAATTCTCGAAGTTGGCTTTCTTGGTCAGGCTATACCATATAAAGTGCCTGTGCGGCGTGAGCGACAAGGCATTCGGAATGATACTAGAGTTACTGTGTGAGGCTTTTGAGCATGCAAAGATTCCGGGTTCACTGCACGATGCCAAAAGGATCATACGAAAACTCGATATTGCGTACAAGAAGATAGATGCATGTCCGAATGACTGCATGCTATATCAGGGCAGCGATCAAGAACTGTCTAGGTGCAAGATATGTGGGACCTCGAGATGGAAGCAAAAGACTAGGAGGAATTCCATTGTCCGGATCAATGTGGTTGTTAAGAAGAATGGAAAGCCGCAGGCGGCGAAAGTTCTTCGTTACTTTCCCCTTGTTCCACGACTGCAGCGGATGTTCATGTCCAGTAAGACATCTGTTGACATGTTGTGGCACAAGAAAGGTCCTAACTCGGATGGTTTTTTGAGGCATCCACGAGACGGAGAGGCATGGAAGGCATTTGATAGAAGATATACTCACTTCAGTGGCGATCCACGCAGCGTTCGCTTAGCCTTAGCTAGCGATGGCTTTAATCCCTTCGGAAATCTCAGCTCAAGGTACTCGATTTGGCCCGTGATTCTCATCCCCTACAACCTGCCCCCATGGAGTTGTATGAGACCCAGCTCTTTCTTGCTGTCTATGATTATCCCCGGTCCCAAGATGCCTGGAAATGACATAGATGTCTACCTACAGCCGTTGATAGATGAGTTGAAGCAGCTGTGGGGTGGTGTTGATACGTACGACGCTAGCGAGAAAAAAACATTCAAGCTGCATGCTGCGTTGTTGTGGACAATCAGCGATTTTCCAGGGTTGGGCAACTTATCTGGGTGGAATACGTACGGTGGGAGAGCATGTCCTACGTGCAACCTGGATGCCGAGTCTAAGCGACTCACGTTTAGTCAGAAATGGTGTTTCATGGGTCATCGGCGCTTTCTGAATCAAAGCCACAGATTTCGGCAGGACCGGGTCCGATTTGATGGGAAGGTAGAGGTCAGAGGTCCGCCTGTAACATTGTCGGGTGGAGATATTTTGAGACAGTTGGATAATGTGCATGTCAAGCTTGGTAAGGTGCAGACGGAAGCCGGTAAAAGAGCGCGCGGACAACAGGCTGCATTACAAGATGAGTCTCCTTGGAAAAAAAGGAGTATATTCTTTGATCTTCCATATTGGGAGTATAATTTGTTGCGTCACAATCTGGACgtgatgcacatagagaagaatgtgTGCGACAACATTATCTACACGATACTGAACGACAGTGGTAAGTCCAAGGACAACCTCAAAGCTCGAAAAGACCTCCAGCTGATGGGAATTAGGCATGAACTTTGGCCACGAGAAGATGGAAAGTATCCCACTGCAATATTCTCCATGTCGAATTCACAGAAGGACGTTTTTCTTAGGAACTTAAAGAATGTGGTCTTTCCAGATGGTCATTCGAGTAACATATCTCGCTGTATTGACCTACAACAACGAAAAATTTCCGGCTTGAAAAGTCACGACAACCATATTCTCATGGAACATCTTCTCCCAATAGCTATCAGGAATGTATTGGAAGCCCCAGTGGCAGTCGTCCTGGCTGATTTGTCAACTTTCTTTCGACGACTATGCAGTAAATCTATAGACCCTGAACAACTTCCTCTCCTACAGGAACATGTGATCCTCACTCTTTGTCAAATGGAGATAATTTTTCCACCATCTTTCTTCACAGTCATGGTACACCTAACCGCGCATCTGGTTGAAGAGGTACGCCTAGGAGGCCCGGTGCATTATAGGTGGATGTATCCAATTGAAAG GTACCTAGGTCGTCTTAAGCAGTACGTGCGTAATAAGGCAGCACCGGAAGGATCAATTGCCGAGGGCTACTTATCCGATGAGATTCTGACTTTTTGTTCGAGATATCTAGATAACGTTGAAAGCAGGATCAATCGACCATTGCGTGTTGATGATCGACCGAGCGAAGATGCGACTAATAACGCGGCCAGCATGTTCCCACTGATTGGCAAAGCGGTAGGGGCTTCCGAGAGTTTGAATCTTTCACCAACCGAGAGACTTCAAGCATATCGTCACGTATTGGTCAATTGCGCAGGTGTAGAGAGTTTCTTAGA GGATTTTAGGGCTAGTAGAAAAAGACAGCTACGAAGTATTGACAAAAGAAACGAAGCCTACATTGACAGGGTTGTCCATAGAGAATTCGCCGAGTGGTTCAAGAATGAG ATACCACTGGGAAGTACGATGCACCCGAGAGAATTGCAGTGGCTCGCATGTGGCCCCAATATTCAGGCAAAGCGCTTTAAGGCGTACAATGTCAATGGATTCAAGTTTAGAACCCTATCAAGAGAGGATGGAATGAGAACCCAGAATAGCGGGGTTTGTGTCACTTCTGACACTAGAAGTTATGCAAGCGCTCGTGACAGTAACATGGCTGTTGGTGGCGTCTCCTATTATGGAAGATTGGTAGATATCATTGAGATGAATTACAGTGGCCAATTCTCTGTGGCCTTGTTTAGATGCATTTGGGCAGACACCACGTCTGGTAGAGGCATAAAGCAAGATTTTTTGGGACACACTTGTGTTAACTTTAGCAATCCGATTCACACTGGTGATCGTGAAGATGACGAGCCGTACATTCTTGCTTCCGAGGCTCACCTTGTATACTATGTGGAGGATGAGGTCGATAAGGAATGGAGCGTAGTGGTCCATGTGAAGCCGAGAGATTTGTTCGACATGGGTGAATACAATGAACACTGTGAGGTCGAACTTTCCCTCCAACAAAGTCTGACTGATTTATCTAAGTGTGATATTGAAGGTATCTCGTTGACAAGGGATGGCAACTTAGAAGAACCCACACCTGACACAATCGAAACCGGTGAAGAGGCTGCTGATTCATAG
- the LOC140184028 gene encoding uric acid degradation bifunctional protein TTL-like, translating to MQEASPFSSLEHTISFARDLWFNKSPIRAWLDAFSAHSHIGTVIGRAPTELISDLCQFGAKYRKKFGFEFLTTTDARHSHKILEEIKARCENNLLVELDIAAREKFYFIEKGLTKIWERISQEELQEKSEDLGEIVPDSLRRTRAQQQFRRGGLDR from the exons ATGCAAGAGGCATCTCCGTTCTCTTCACTTGAGCACACAATTTCATTTGCTCGAGATTTATGGTTCAACAAATCGCCTATTAGAGCATGGTTGGATGCATTCTCCGCACACAGTCACATAGGTACAGTTATTGGTAGGGCGCCTACTGAATTAATATCG GATTTGTGTCAATTCGGAGCAAAGTATCGAAAGAAATTTGGCTTCGAATTCTTAACAACTACAGATGCTAGACATTCCCATAAAATACTGGAGGAGATCAAG GCTCGATGCGAGAACAATCTCTTGGTTGAACTGGATATTGCGGCTCGAGAGAAATTCTATTTCATAGAAAAAGGACTCACAAAAATCTGGGAAC GAATATCTCAAGAGGAGCTTCAAGAGAAATCAGAAGATTTAGGGGAGATAGTTCCAGACTCACTAAGAAGAACTCGTGCCCAGCAACAGTTCCGACGAGGAGGTTTGGATCGATGA